The Caretta caretta isolate rCarCar2 chromosome 5, rCarCar1.hap1, whole genome shotgun sequence genome contains a region encoding:
- the LOC142072073 gene encoding uncharacterized protein LOC142072073, whose translation MMESQNCKRAPAWTEREVRDLIAVWGEESMLSELRSSFRNAKTFLKISQGMKDRGHNRDPKQCRVKLKELRQAYQKTREANSRSGSEPQTCRFYDELHAILGGSATTTPAVLFDSFNGDGGNTEVGFGDEEDDDEEVVDSSQQASGETGFPDSQELFLTVDLEPVPPEPTQGCLLDSAGGEGTSAACVSMITGSSPSQRLVKLRKKKKRTRDEMFSELMLSSHTDRAQTNAWRQIMSECRKAQNDREERWRAEESKWRAEESKWRAEDRAEAQRWRQRDERRQDSMLRLLQDQTSMLQCMVELQQRQLEHRLPLQPLCNQPPSSPSSIASTPRRPRTRWGGLRPTSHSTTEDCPKKRRLSFNKF comes from the exons atgatggagtcccagaattgcaaaagagctccagcatggactgaacgggaggtacgggatctgatcgctgtttggggagaggaatccatgctatcagaactccgttccagttttcgaaatgccaaaacctttctgaaaatctcccagggcatgaaggacagaggccataacagggacccgaagcagtgccgcgtgaaactgaaggagctgaggcaagcctaccagaaaaccagagaggcgaacagccgctctgggtcagagccccaaacatgccgcttctatgatgaactgcatgccattttagggggttcagccaccactaccccagccgtgttgtttgactccttcaatggagatggaggcaatacggaagtaggttttggggacgaagaagatgatgatgaggaggttgtagatagctcacagcaagcaagcggagaaaccggttttcccgacagccaggaactgtttctcaccgtagacctggagccagtaccccccgaacccacccaaggctgcctcctggactcagcaggcggagaagggacctctg ctgcatgtgtttcaatgatcacaggatcttctccttcccagaggctagtgaagcttagaaagaaaaaaaaacgcactcgcgatgaaatgttctccgagctcatgctgtcctcccacactgacagagcacagacgaatgcgtggaggcaaataatgtcagagtgcaggaaagcacaaaatgaccgggaggagaggtggagggctgaagagagtaagtggcgggctgaagagagtaagtggcgggctgaagacagggctgaagctcaaaggtggcggcagcgtgatgagaggaggcaggattcaatgctgaggctgctgcaggaccaaaccagtatgctccagtgtatggttgagctgcagcaaaggcagctggagcacagactgccactgcagcccctctgtaaccaaccgccctcctccccaagttccatagcctccacacccagacgcccaagaacgcggtgggggggcctccggccaaccagccac